One window of Synechococcales cyanobacterium CNB genomic DNA carries:
- a CDS encoding glycosyltransferase translates to MVWAVYSLARYAWPPVETSVAVMLVLLAAASLALGVYWSIGLWQVVRTMRTLPTARAGLTLPAPDLSVCVVVPAHNEEKTIGHLIASLRGQDHPRMRVVLALDRCTDGTASVARAAIGDDDRFEIVEIGVCPEHWAGKVNAVWTAVTRSPAAGDADLLLFADADTTFHPGCVRATAALLHQRGLALLSLMSTLTADRWFEKVVQPAAGLELMYQYPLLRASRPTDRRAFANGQFMLFRADAYRRIGGHEAVREHLLEDLALAREAARHGLSAALLLADGMLICRMYETWAEFRRGWKRIYTECANRRPARLRRAALRVAVVNGLLPLAAVACLCVAFAQRSLVPAWATTASTTLAGGALLVWLTAMIAVYRLSAAPLWSAALHPFASFPVASIIAEAARDLRSRTPTQWGGRSYVRESR, encoded by the coding sequence ATGGTGTGGGCAGTCTATTCGCTCGCCCGCTACGCTTGGCCTCCCGTGGAGACATCGGTCGCCGTCATGCTCGTGCTGCTCGCCGCCGCATCGTTGGCGCTCGGCGTCTACTGGTCGATCGGCCTTTGGCAGGTCGTCCGCACGATGCGCACGCTGCCGACTGCCAGGGCCGGCCTCACGCTCCCCGCACCGGACCTCTCCGTCTGTGTCGTCGTTCCGGCACACAACGAGGAAAAGACCATCGGCCACCTCATCGCGTCGCTCCGAGGGCAGGACCATCCGCGGATGCGCGTGGTCCTGGCTCTCGACCGTTGCACGGACGGCACGGCGTCGGTCGCCCGTGCCGCGATCGGCGACGACGATCGCTTCGAGATCGTCGAGATCGGCGTGTGCCCGGAGCATTGGGCCGGGAAGGTGAACGCGGTCTGGACCGCCGTGACCCGTTCGCCCGCAGCCGGCGACGCCGATCTGCTTCTCTTTGCCGACGCGGATACGACGTTTCACCCCGGCTGCGTACGAGCGACCGCCGCGCTCCTGCATCAGCGCGGGCTTGCGTTGCTGAGCCTGATGAGCACGCTCACGGCTGATCGGTGGTTCGAGAAGGTCGTGCAGCCTGCCGCCGGACTCGAACTCATGTACCAGTACCCGCTGCTGCGGGCCAGCCGACCGACCGACCGTCGCGCCTTCGCCAACGGGCAGTTCATGCTCTTCCGAGCGGACGCCTACCGGCGCATCGGGGGACACGAGGCCGTGCGTGAGCACCTGCTCGAAGACCTCGCCCTCGCCCGCGAGGCGGCGAGGCACGGTCTGTCAGCCGCGCTCCTGCTTGCTGATGGCATGTTGATCTGTCGCATGTACGAGACCTGGGCCGAGTTCCGGCGGGGATGGAAGCGGATCTACACCGAGTGCGCAAACCGCCGACCGGCGAGGCTCCGCCGCGCCGCGCTGCGCGTTGCCGTGGTGAACGGGTTGCTCCCGCTCGCGGCGGTGGCGTGCCTCTGCGTCGCGTTTGCCCAGCGCAGCCTCGTGCCAGCGTGGGCGACCACAGCGTCCACGACGCTCGCGGGCGGCGCGTTGCTCGTCTGGCTTACTGCGATGATCGCCGTCTACCGCCTGAGCGCCGCGCCGCTCTGGTCGGCGGCATTGCACCCCTTCGCGTCATTTCCGGTCGCTTCGATCATTGCCGAGGCCGCTCGCGACCTGCGCTCCCGCACGCCGACGCAGTGGGGGGGGCGCAGTTACGTCCGTGAGAGCCGGTGA
- a CDS encoding NAD(P)H-hydrate epimerase encodes MTRPAEPPPDGAHRTVQLVLTREASRLVDRLAVERYGVPSIVLMENAAVALREAALRMLGGETRGGVLIACGPGNNGGDGLALARHLHNAGVAMAIVATKPLAAYSGDAGVQAAIVARMGLAVEDCRGEDAAAPFARAAARLGSPPALVVDALLGTGQTEPARGVVQAAIREVNRIGAAGAAVLAVDLPSGLNADTGEPMGEAVHAKVTVTMVAPKPGLLLLRAQAYAGEIVVGDIGAPVELLHELGVPDSAFAAGRGAHAAGDVPLPTAPGRPGSPGAARR; translated from the coding sequence ATGACCCGCCCGGCCGAACCTCCCCCCGACGGCGCTCACCGGACCGTGCAACTCGTGCTGACACGCGAGGCCTCCCGGCTGGTTGATCGGCTGGCCGTCGAGCGGTACGGCGTGCCGTCCATTGTGCTGATGGAGAACGCGGCGGTCGCGCTGCGCGAGGCTGCGCTGCGGATGCTGGGCGGGGAGACCCGCGGCGGCGTGCTCATCGCCTGCGGGCCGGGCAACAACGGCGGCGACGGGCTGGCGCTCGCACGGCATCTGCACAATGCCGGCGTCGCGATGGCGATCGTCGCGACCAAGCCGCTCGCTGCGTACTCGGGCGACGCGGGTGTGCAGGCAGCCATTGTCGCGCGCATGGGACTGGCGGTTGAGGATTGCCGAGGCGAAGACGCGGCAGCCCCGTTCGCCCGAGCGGCTGCGCGGCTCGGCTCCCCGCCCGCACTCGTGGTCGACGCCCTGCTCGGGACCGGCCAGACCGAGCCGGCCCGTGGCGTCGTGCAGGCGGCGATCCGCGAAGTAAACCGGATCGGAGCGGCGGGTGCAGCCGTGCTTGCCGTAGACCTACCGTCGGGCCTGAACGCCGACACCGGCGAGCCGATGGGCGAAGCCGTACACGCGAAAGTCACGGTCACCATGGTCGCGCCGAAGCCGGGGCTGCTGCTCCTGCGGGCGCAGGCGTACGCGGGCGAGATCGTCGTCGGAGACATCGGCGCGCCGGTGGAACTGCTGCACGAACTGGGCGTGCCGGATTCGGCGTTCGCGGCCGGGCGGGGGGCGCACGCGGCCGGCGACGTGCCCCTGCCGACCGCACCCGGACGCCCCGGCTCGCCCGGCGCGGCGAGAAGATGA
- a CDS encoding bifunctional nuclease family protein has translation MPVRMELSRILIRELNDGQVIELREVVEGNDERTPEAEVRSFPIVIGLPEAQAIERRLKGIPIKRPMTHELLANVMNALGGELVSIHVTDLNGGTYYATLDIRTANGELIHVDSRPSDAIALGIAGNVPIYVEESVVESASRGEA, from the coding sequence ATGCCCGTGCGGATGGAGTTGTCGAGAATTCTGATCCGGGAGTTGAACGACGGCCAGGTCATCGAACTGCGCGAGGTCGTCGAGGGGAACGACGAGCGGACGCCCGAGGCCGAGGTGCGGTCGTTCCCGATCGTCATCGGCCTGCCCGAGGCGCAGGCGATCGAGCGCCGGCTCAAGGGCATCCCGATCAAGCGGCCGATGACCCACGAACTGCTGGCGAATGTCATGAATGCGCTCGGCGGCGAACTGGTCTCGATCCACGTGACCGATCTCAACGGAGGTACCTACTACGCGACGCTCGACATCCGCACCGCAAACGGCGAGTTGATACACGTGGACTCGCGGCCGAGCGATGCGATCGCTCTCGGCATCGCCGGCAACGTGCCGATCTACGTGGAAGAGAGCGTGGTCGAATCCGCCTCCAGAGGTGAAGCGTGA
- the truD gene encoding tRNA pseudouridine(13) synthase TruD, with translation MRSLSASPATCRSTWKRAWSNPPPEVKRESVSGQGAHTVSVAPPFEAYWRSDRPGAAWAAPCFVTANEPGIGGRIKERPEDFLVEEIPLYEPCGSGEHLYLFVQKRNLSTLEMVRIVAEHFGVHRSAVGYAGLKDKHAITRQVVSVHLPGKSDSEFRHLDHERLAVLWADRHTNKLRPGHLRGNRFSIRVRGVEPTAALAASRMIGMLARVGVPNRVGEQRFGLLENNHLIGRAMILGRMREAADLLLGPSASHPESQPEARTFYAEGRYAAAAAHFAPALRTERGLAKALAKGLEVEKAVRRIDRTVASYFVSAFQSAVFNSVLDRRIHDGQLGTLHIGDVAFRHVGRATFDVTAETLGKAETHERVASFEISPSGPMWGASMRQASGTPGRIERVALEAAGVTFERVAEFDRGTGGLMRGARRPLRVPLIDPDVEGGADEHGTFVRCAFELPRGSFATVVMRELMKTKLGGEEEVEE, from the coding sequence ATGCGATCGCTCTCGGCATCGCCGGCAACGTGCCGATCTACGTGGAAGAGAGCGTGGTCGAATCCGCCTCCAGAGGTGAAGCGTGAGAGCGTGAGCGGGCAGGGAGCCCACACCGTGAGCGTCGCGCCGCCTTTCGAGGCGTACTGGCGGTCGGATCGGCCCGGAGCGGCGTGGGCCGCGCCGTGCTTTGTCACCGCCAACGAGCCGGGGATCGGCGGACGGATCAAGGAGCGGCCCGAGGACTTCCTCGTCGAGGAAATCCCGCTCTACGAGCCGTGCGGCAGCGGGGAGCACCTCTATCTCTTCGTCCAGAAGCGCAACCTTTCAACGCTCGAAATGGTGCGGATCGTGGCGGAGCACTTCGGCGTCCACCGCTCGGCCGTCGGGTACGCGGGGCTGAAGGACAAGCACGCCATCACGCGGCAGGTCGTGTCCGTGCACCTGCCCGGCAAGTCCGACAGCGAGTTCCGGCACCTCGACCACGAGCGCCTCGCCGTGCTGTGGGCGGACAGGCACACCAACAAGCTGCGGCCGGGGCACCTGCGCGGGAACCGGTTCTCGATCCGCGTGCGCGGCGTGGAACCGACTGCTGCGCTGGCAGCGTCGCGGATGATCGGGATGCTCGCTCGCGTCGGCGTGCCGAACCGTGTCGGCGAGCAGCGCTTCGGCCTGCTGGAGAACAACCACCTCATCGGGCGAGCGATGATCCTCGGGCGGATGCGCGAAGCCGCCGATCTCCTGCTCGGGCCGAGCGCGTCGCACCCCGAGAGCCAGCCTGAAGCGAGGACGTTCTATGCGGAAGGTCGGTACGCGGCTGCCGCGGCCCACTTCGCTCCCGCCCTGCGGACCGAGCGCGGACTGGCCAAGGCGCTGGCCAAGGGCCTGGAGGTCGAGAAGGCGGTGCGCCGCATCGACCGCACGGTGGCGTCGTACTTCGTGTCGGCGTTCCAGTCGGCCGTGTTCAACTCCGTGCTGGACAGGCGGATTCACGACGGACAACTCGGCACGCTGCACATCGGCGACGTGGCGTTCAGGCACGTGGGACGAGCCACGTTCGACGTAACGGCCGAAACGCTCGGCAAGGCGGAAACGCACGAGCGCGTGGCGAGTTTCGAGATCAGCCCGTCCGGGCCGATGTGGGGCGCCTCGATGCGCCAGGCATCGGGCACGCCGGGTCGAATCGAGCGAGTGGCGCTCGAAGCAGCCGGCGTGACGTTCGAGCGCGTCGCCGAGTTCGATCGTGGAACGGGCGGTCTCATGCGGGGTGCCAGACGCCCGCTGCGCGTGCCGCTCATCGACCCGGACGTGGAGGGCGGCGCGGACGAGCACGGGACGTTCGTGCGGTGTGCTTTCGAACTGCCGCGAGGGTCATTCGCCACGGTCGTGATGCGCGAGTTGATGAAGACCAAGTTGGGAGGTGAGGAGGAAGTGGAAGAGTGA
- a CDS encoding HAD family hydrolase, giving the protein METVPVPPVRLICFDLGGVLVRICRSWREGCERAGLQVYDDLDAPAARAARTHWAHQYQLGRIDCDTFARGLSDAVGGRYTPEQVRAIHDAWIIAEYPGVAGLLRRLNESVGLTTAILSNTNHGHWARLIPGVNGGEFPSLGLVRRPYASHLLGLAKPDPAIYRAFELRAQVTPGDVLFFDDLEENVAAARACGWRAERIDHEGDTVAQIVERLATHGVNV; this is encoded by the coding sequence GTGGAAACCGTGCCCGTGCCTCCAGTCCGTCTCATCTGCTTCGATCTCGGCGGCGTGCTCGTGCGGATCTGCCGCTCGTGGCGCGAAGGCTGCGAGCGAGCCGGGCTGCAGGTGTACGACGACCTGGACGCGCCCGCCGCACGCGCGGCACGCACGCACTGGGCGCATCAGTACCAGCTCGGACGCATCGATTGCGACACCTTTGCTCGCGGTCTCTCTGACGCCGTCGGAGGTCGCTACACACCGGAGCAGGTGCGCGCGATCCACGACGCCTGGATCATCGCGGAGTACCCCGGCGTGGCAGGCCTGCTCCGGCGCCTGAACGAAAGCGTCGGCCTCACGACAGCAATCCTGAGCAACACGAATCATGGCCACTGGGCGCGGCTGATCCCGGGCGTGAATGGCGGGGAGTTCCCGTCGCTCGGGCTTGTGCGGCGGCCATACGCGAGCCACCTGCTCGGGCTGGCGAAGCCCGATCCGGCGATCTACCGCGCGTTCGAACTGCGGGCACAGGTCACCCCGGGCGACGTGCTCTTCTTCGATGACCTTGAAGAGAACGTGGCCGCCGCGCGGGCGTGCGGATGGCGCGCGGAGCGCATCGACCACGAGGGCGACACGGTGGCGCAGATCGTCGAACGCCTGGCAACGCACGGAGTGAACGTGTGA
- a CDS encoding thioredoxin domain-containing protein: MRSRGSAGRTHAAPTLVCWHRSSPTCCRRRSRCSDPDRVRLASRSRTMPVHTERADARRNRLAGESSPYLLQHAGNPVDWLPWGREAFDEAKRRDVPIFLSIGYSTCHWCHVMERESFENPSIAAMLNERFVCVKVDREERPEVDNLYMTATQLFTGQGGWPMSIFLEPERLHPFWCGTYIPAEPHPALGARPDFPRVIEGIATAWRTQREGVMEQAERLAAAVSEQLARADAPVPVGRGEVEGATAALLRLFDPVNAGFGGAPKFPQPSLLLFLLGVRDMAGDDETRAAIDHAVRATLDRMMAGGIHDHLAGGFHRYAVDAHWTVPHFEKMLYDNAMLASVYARAGSAYGDEVYRSVARSTLDYILRELTGPRGEFLSAQDADASGHEGAAHVWTRDQFSALLESGDLAFAARVFGLDRGPNFRDPHHPDNPPANVLRLDDRPDRLARSLGMEMAEFDGRFVRVRERLIAARRRRQQPATDDKVIAEWNGHAIVAMVDGAALLGDPRFADAARRAARFILDAMSDADGSLARSWRGGVRGPQGSLEDYASAIVALARMHALDAKSGAETRWLDAARTLLARAEGEFASPDGGYFDVAAGRDDLFVRVRSTWDGALPTGSSVMLHALISLADATGNKRYIDRALACVRSLSATIARAPAACIHATAALARLLAAGVTEAVATATNVVESCDVRDASAADGAAAQTRADFSPLAVFTSVERIEIGPGRPAELPLLVRVAEGWHVAAADAGDSVLPFRVHVVGGGGIEAYADYPPGVKLATGSETLSAYEGEFALRVAVEQTGPVRGRPLLAITCQACNDTACLAPTTLELDVAIDWQN; this comes from the coding sequence ATGCGCTCGCGGGGGAGCGCTGGGCGGACGCACGCCGCGCCGACGCTGGTCTGCTGGCATCGGAGCTCGCCGACCTGCTGCCGGAGACGCTCTCGTTGCTCCGATCCCGATAGAGTGAGACTCGCGAGCAGGAGCCGCACGATGCCCGTCCACACCGAACGCGCCGACGCACGACGCAACCGCCTCGCGGGAGAGAGCAGCCCGTACCTCCTGCAGCACGCTGGCAACCCCGTTGACTGGCTGCCGTGGGGGCGGGAGGCGTTCGATGAGGCGAAGCGGCGCGACGTGCCCATCTTCCTCTCGATCGGCTACAGCACCTGCCACTGGTGCCACGTCATGGAGCGTGAATCGTTCGAGAACCCGTCGATCGCGGCGATGCTCAACGAGCGGTTCGTCTGCGTGAAGGTGGACCGCGAGGAACGCCCCGAGGTGGACAACCTCTACATGACCGCAACGCAACTCTTCACCGGTCAGGGCGGGTGGCCCATGAGCATCTTCCTTGAACCGGAGCGGCTGCATCCCTTCTGGTGCGGCACGTACATTCCCGCCGAGCCGCACCCCGCGCTCGGCGCTCGCCCCGACTTTCCGCGTGTCATCGAAGGGATCGCCACCGCATGGCGAACGCAGCGAGAAGGCGTGATGGAGCAGGCCGAGCGGCTGGCGGCCGCCGTCTCCGAGCAACTCGCGCGTGCCGACGCGCCAGTTCCGGTCGGTCGCGGCGAGGTCGAAGGAGCGACGGCCGCATTGCTCCGGCTTTTCGACCCCGTCAACGCCGGCTTCGGAGGCGCGCCGAAGTTCCCACAGCCCTCGTTGCTCCTGTTCCTGCTCGGCGTTCGCGACATGGCCGGCGATGACGAAACCCGCGCCGCGATCGACCACGCCGTGCGAGCGACGCTCGACCGGATGATGGCGGGGGGGATTCACGACCACCTCGCGGGAGGCTTCCACCGCTATGCTGTCGATGCGCACTGGACCGTGCCGCACTTCGAGAAGATGCTCTACGACAACGCGATGCTCGCATCGGTGTACGCTCGCGCCGGCTCAGCGTATGGTGACGAGGTCTATCGCTCCGTCGCGCGGAGCACGCTCGACTACATCCTGCGTGAGTTGACAGGACCGCGCGGCGAGTTCCTCTCTGCGCAGGACGCCGACGCGAGCGGACACGAGGGGGCAGCGCACGTCTGGACACGCGATCAGTTCTCCGCGTTGCTCGAATCCGGCGACCTCGCCTTCGCCGCGCGCGTCTTCGGTCTCGACCGCGGCCCCAACTTCCGTGATCCCCATCACCCCGACAACCCGCCCGCGAACGTCCTCCGTCTCGACGATCGTCCCGATCGCCTCGCACGCTCGCTGGGCATGGAGATGGCGGAGTTCGATGGGCGTTTCGTCCGGGTGCGCGAACGCCTGATCGCGGCCCGCAGGCGCCGGCAGCAGCCCGCGACGGATGACAAGGTGATCGCCGAATGGAACGGGCATGCCATCGTGGCGATGGTGGACGGGGCCGCCCTGCTCGGCGATCCCCGCTTCGCCGACGCCGCCCGTCGCGCGGCACGATTCATTCTTGACGCGATGTCGGACGCTGACGGTTCGCTGGCGCGATCGTGGCGGGGCGGCGTGCGCGGTCCGCAAGGCTCGCTTGAAGACTACGCGTCGGCCATTGTTGCTCTCGCTCGCATGCACGCGCTCGACGCGAAGAGTGGGGCAGAGACACGGTGGCTTGACGCCGCGCGGACGCTGCTCGCCCGTGCCGAGGGTGAGTTCGCCTCGCCCGACGGTGGGTACTTCGACGTCGCGGCCGGACGCGACGACCTGTTCGTCCGTGTCCGCTCGACCTGGGACGGCGCGCTCCCGACAGGATCGTCCGTCATGCTCCACGCGCTCATCTCACTGGCGGACGCGACCGGGAACAAGCGGTACATCGACAGGGCGCTCGCGTGCGTCCGGTCGCTCAGCGCAACCATCGCCCGCGCCCCGGCGGCGTGCATCCATGCGACGGCCGCGCTCGCGCGATTGCTGGCAGCGGGCGTGACGGAGGCAGTGGCAACGGCAACCAATGTGGTGGAATCGTGCGATGTACGGGACGCTTCTGCCGCGGACGGAGCGGCCGCGCAAACACGGGCGGACTTCTCGCCTCTCGCGGTGTTTACCAGTGTTGAGCGCATCGAGATCGGACCCGGTCGTCCCGCTGAACTGCCGCTGCTCGTTCGTGTCGCCGAGGGCTGGCACGTCGCCGCGGCCGACGCGGGCGACAGCGTGCTGCCGTTCCGCGTTCACGTTGTCGGCGGCGGCGGCATCGAGGCGTACGCGGACTACCCCCCGGGCGTGAAACTCGCAACCGGCTCGGAGACCCTGAGCGCGTACGAAGGCGAGTTCGCCCTCCGCGTCGCCGTTGAGCAGACCGGCCCGGTGCGAGGGAGGCCGCTGCTCGCCATCACCTGCCAGGCCTGCAACGACACGGCGTGCCTTGCACCCACGACGCTCGAACTCGACGTCGCGATCGACTGGCAGAACTGA
- a CDS encoding NAD(P)H-hydrate dehydratase, whose protein sequence is MTPRSETAGASPLPQLPQRDPAGHKGVFGTVAVVGGCASGGRRMVGAPALVALGALRGGVGLARIVTPRPVLNAALVIAPSATGVALPVDADGAIVAHEAAAVLDCVLADADCLVIGPGLGTDEGARVLALRSVQQDTVPVVVDADAINNLSQVPELWRDFRAPAVLTPHPGEYRRMAGPLRISADPTIPTGRIAGAEQMAQRLGCIVVLKGAGTVVSNGHRSWVCERGHACLATAGTGDVLAGLIGAIIAQFVPRPDPTVSALPEALRARVPVDPRRPLSLFDAACLGVQAHALAGERWADARRADAGLLASELADLLPETLSLLRSR, encoded by the coding sequence ATGACTCCGCGGAGCGAAACGGCCGGGGCTTCACCGCTTCCGCAACTCCCGCAGCGCGACCCTGCGGGACACAAGGGCGTTTTCGGCACGGTTGCTGTCGTCGGCGGTTGCGCGTCGGGCGGCAGACGGATGGTCGGCGCGCCAGCCCTGGTCGCGCTCGGGGCGCTGCGGGGCGGCGTGGGATTGGCTCGTATCGTCACGCCACGCCCTGTGCTGAATGCGGCTCTCGTCATCGCGCCGTCGGCAACAGGTGTTGCGCTGCCGGTCGATGCGGATGGCGCGATCGTCGCGCACGAAGCCGCGGCCGTGCTCGACTGCGTGCTGGCCGACGCCGATTGCCTTGTGATCGGACCGGGCCTGGGCACGGACGAAGGAGCGCGCGTGCTCGCTCTCCGTTCAGTGCAGCAGGACACGGTGCCGGTCGTCGTCGATGCCGATGCCATCAACAACCTGTCGCAGGTTCCCGAGTTGTGGCGGGACTTTCGTGCTCCCGCGGTCCTGACGCCTCACCCCGGCGAGTACCGCCGCATGGCCGGCCCGCTGCGGATCAGCGCGGACCCGACGATCCCAACCGGCCGGATCGCCGGTGCTGAACAGATGGCCCAGCGGCTTGGGTGCATCGTCGTTCTCAAAGGCGCCGGCACCGTCGTCAGCAACGGCCACCGTTCGTGGGTCTGTGAGCGAGGCCATGCCTGCTTGGCTACCGCCGGCACCGGCGACGTGCTCGCAGGACTGATCGGCGCGATCATCGCGCAGTTCGTTCCGCGGCCCGATCCGACTGTTTCCGCGCTCCCCGAGGCGCTTCGTGCCCGCGTTCCGGTCGATCCGCGCCGGCCTCTTTCGCTCTTCGACGCGGCATGTCTGGGGGTGCAGGCCCATGCGCTCGCGGGGGAGCGCTGGGCGGACGCACGCCGCGCCGACGCTGGTCTGCTGGCATCGGAGCTCGCCGACCTGCTGCCGGAGACGCTCTCGTTGCTCCGATCCCGATAG
- a CDS encoding transglutaminase family protein, with translation MPGSSCGSCVLPPASLRCQNASMPRAFPYNQPMPMSPHVLVRLVLAVWLTLTATVRATDHERWYTVEIDGQRAGWMHASQATAEGRVTTTSRMEVAIRRGTTPLSIALTTRFVETEAGEPIEMSVDQRFGSEPVSVRYRFNREGVDVETTQGGRTTRGTLPAPEGRWLPPAAASRYLEQRLAAGADPIVLRTVDPQGGPTVIEIRREGFEATTVEVMGRSLDAIRCRTSSSDMPVGVSTVEIMDRRGVPLRTELDLGGMKMALFATDEAAAQARVHAPELLIRSFVRPDRRIDSPRRVGEAVYLLSVPDGSLPDLPIGGAQHVDRLDGSRARVLVRFQNQRAEPLELDAAPYLAPSAMADSDDPVIVELTRGALRGVRDGKPARAENLRQFVGRHISAKSLGVGFASASEVARTLEGDCTEHAVLLAAMLRADGIPSRVVSGLIYADRFEGERDVFVYHMWTQALLDTDGGPAWVDLDATLGTVPFDATHIALAVSALADGEAVRAMAAAAPLIGRLRVEIESTKGRP, from the coding sequence ATGCCCGGATCATCGTGCGGCTCCTGCGTTCTCCCTCCTGCTTCGCTCCGGTGCCAGAATGCCTCGATGCCTCGTGCCTTCCCCTACAATCAACCCATGCCGATGTCCCCCCATGTCTTGGTCCGGCTTGTGCTCGCGGTCTGGCTCACTCTCACGGCGACCGTCCGCGCGACCGACCACGAGCGCTGGTACACGGTGGAGATCGATGGGCAGCGGGCCGGCTGGATGCACGCCTCGCAGGCGACGGCCGAGGGGCGCGTCACCACAACGAGTCGAATGGAGGTTGCTATTCGGCGCGGCACAACGCCGCTCTCCATCGCGCTGACGACGCGCTTCGTTGAGACCGAGGCCGGGGAGCCGATCGAGATGAGCGTCGATCAGCGCTTCGGCTCGGAACCGGTCTCCGTTCGCTACCGCTTCAACCGCGAAGGAGTCGATGTCGAGACGACGCAGGGGGGGCGTACGACCCGCGGCACGCTCCCCGCGCCGGAGGGCCGCTGGCTTCCCCCAGCGGCCGCATCTCGCTACCTCGAACAGCGGCTCGCTGCGGGCGCGGACCCGATTGTCCTGCGCACGGTGGACCCCCAAGGCGGGCCGACCGTGATCGAGATTCGCCGCGAGGGCTTCGAGGCGACGACGGTCGAGGTCATGGGCCGCTCGCTCGACGCCATCCGCTGTCGAACCTCGTCGAGCGACATGCCGGTCGGGGTGTCCACTGTCGAGATCATGGACAGGCGGGGCGTGCCGTTGCGCACCGAGCTCGACCTCGGCGGCATGAAGATGGCGCTGTTCGCCACCGATGAGGCTGCCGCGCAAGCGAGAGTTCATGCCCCCGAACTGCTGATCCGATCGTTCGTTCGGCCCGACCGGCGCATCGACTCGCCACGCCGCGTGGGCGAGGCGGTCTATCTCCTGAGCGTCCCCGACGGATCGCTCCCGGACCTCCCCATCGGCGGCGCGCAGCACGTGGATCGGCTCGATGGCTCGCGGGCGCGTGTGCTTGTTCGCTTTCAAAACCAGCGAGCGGAACCCCTCGAACTTGACGCCGCGCCGTATCTTGCCCCGTCCGCGATGGCGGATTCGGACGACCCTGTCATCGTCGAGCTCACCAGGGGCGCGCTGCGCGGTGTGCGGGACGGCAAGCCAGCGCGTGCCGAGAACCTGCGCCAGTTCGTCGGGCGGCACATCAGCGCCAAGTCGCTCGGCGTGGGCTTCGCGTCCGCCAGCGAGGTCGCTCGCACGCTCGAAGGCGACTGCACGGAGCACGCGGTGCTGCTGGCGGCCATGCTCCGTGCCGACGGCATCCCCTCGCGTGTCGTGAGCGGGCTGATCTACGCCGACCGCTTCGAGGGTGAGCGCGACGTCTTCGTCTACCACATGTGGACGCAGGCCCTGCTCGACACCGACGGCGGCCCCGCCTGGGTCGATCTCGACGCAACCCTCGGGACGGTCCCGTTCGACGCCACGCACATCGCACTCGCCGTGTCCGCGCTCGCGGACGGTGAAGCGGTGCGTGCCATGGCCGCCGCCGCGCCGCTCATCGGGCGGCTCCGAGTCGAGATTGAATCGACGAAGGGACGTCCATGA
- a CDS encoding TatD family deoxyribonuclease, translated as MIRASTVPYHVSLSHPDPVALIPRSLAMIDTHCHLTFDDFAGRVPETIDEAIAAGVMGMISVSTTPPDAEQALHLAETNDRVWCTAGVHPLYSDRGPFEWERLRKVASSPRCVAWGELGLDNHYDRPARAVQDTVLAEQLAFIERVHEGGRALPVVLHCREAFDDLIPVLRRTRLDPTRFVFHCFTGGPADVRKVLDFGAMVSFTGVVTYRNAREVAEAARLVPLDRIMVETDAPFLSPEPVRGRRPCRPAFVRHTAEFLARLRCDDWETFHAAINLNTERFFGVKA; from the coding sequence ATGATCCGGGCATCTACTGTTCCGTATCACGTCTCGCTCTCTCACCCCGATCCCGTTGCCTTGATCCCTCGATCCCTGGCCATGATCGACACGCACTGCCATCTCACGTTCGACGACTTCGCGGGACGGGTGCCCGAAACGATCGACGAAGCCATCGCTGCGGGGGTAATGGGGATGATCTCCGTCTCCACGACGCCCCCGGACGCGGAGCAGGCTCTGCACCTGGCCGAGACGAACGATCGCGTCTGGTGCACGGCAGGCGTGCATCCGCTGTACTCGGATCGCGGGCCGTTCGAGTGGGAGCGGTTGCGGAAGGTCGCGTCCAGCCCGCGGTGCGTCGCGTGGGGCGAACTGGGCCTGGACAACCACTACGACCGTCCGGCCCGTGCGGTGCAGGACACCGTGCTTGCGGAGCAACTGGCGTTCATCGAGCGGGTGCACGAGGGCGGCCGGGCACTGCCGGTCGTGCTGCACTGCCGCGAGGCGTTTGACGACCTGATCCCTGTACTTCGGCGGACGCGGCTGGACCCGACGCGGTTCGTCTTCCACTGCTTCACGGGCGGGCCGGCGGACGTGCGAAAGGTACTGGACTTCGGCGCGATGGTCTCGTTCACGGGAGTAGTGACGTACCGGAATGCGCGCGAGGTGGCCGAGGCCGCGCGGCTCGTGCCGCTCGACCGCATCATGGTCGAGACCGACGCCCCGTTCCTCTCGCCCGAGCCGGTGCGTGGCAGGCGACCCTGCCGACCGGCGTTCGTGCGGCACACGGCCGAGTTCCTCGCCCGATTGCGCTGCGATGACTGGGAGACCTTCCACGCGGCCATCAACTTGAACACGGAGCGGTTCTTTGGTGTGAAAGCGTGA